In the genome of Marispirochaeta sp., one region contains:
- a CDS encoding cysteine desulfurase family protein: MNTYYGRMIFCYLDWAATALPDPEALDYARQVALEYNGNPSSLHYAGKKSAELLSESRKKIAGLLHCESDQIYFTSGGSESNSIVFSQLLLKPRKGAVLIGATEHPSVWETARLYAGLGFTVNEVQPEKAVEALCPETELASIMLVNNETGIIQDVKRIADALRESRRGKKPFHIHTDAVQALGKEQIDLEALGVDSASFSGHKIGAPRGIGILYLRRPIQGIFKGGGQEGGIRPGTENLPAIAALTRVLEKRLPLLEEHREQARRQKERLMEGLAQIPGALFIPEQTAGSDSQVTPFILKCSFPPVPGEVLQRVLSDRRFAVSTGSACSSSANRGRKKEKTNRVLKAMGVSPEAAESSIRVSLGPATTDEEIESFIGTAVREIGILKEQLG, encoded by the coding sequence GTGAATACTTATTATGGCAGGATGATTTTTTGCTACCTGGACTGGGCCGCCACTGCCCTCCCCGACCCGGAAGCCCTGGATTATGCGCGTCAGGTTGCCCTGGAATACAATGGAAACCCCTCATCCCTCCATTATGCCGGAAAGAAATCGGCGGAACTCTTGTCTGAATCCCGTAAAAAAATCGCCGGGCTGCTCCACTGCGAATCCGATCAGATCTATTTTACCTCCGGCGGAAGCGAATCGAATTCCATTGTCTTTTCCCAGCTGCTTCTGAAACCCAGAAAAGGCGCCGTATTAATAGGAGCAACGGAGCACCCCTCCGTGTGGGAAACAGCCAGGCTCTACGCCGGTCTCGGCTTTACCGTAAACGAAGTACAGCCGGAAAAGGCCGTCGAGGCCCTTTGCCCGGAGACCGAACTTGCAAGCATTATGCTGGTGAACAACGAAACCGGGATCATTCAGGATGTGAAGCGCATTGCAGATGCATTGCGGGAATCCCGGCGGGGTAAAAAGCCCTTCCATATACACACCGACGCGGTCCAGGCCCTGGGAAAAGAACAGATAGATCTTGAAGCCCTGGGGGTGGATTCTGCCTCCTTTTCCGGGCATAAAATCGGCGCTCCCCGGGGCATCGGCATTCTGTACCTGCGCCGGCCCATCCAGGGGATCTTTAAGGGGGGCGGTCAGGAAGGGGGGATTCGTCCGGGAACAGAAAACCTGCCGGCTATTGCGGCGCTGACCAGGGTCCTGGAAAAGCGCCTGCCTCTGCTCGAAGAACACCGGGAACAGGCCCGCAGGCAAAAGGAACGCCTTATGGAAGGCCTGGCACAGATACCCGGGGCGCTCTTTATACCCGAGCAGACTGCCGGCAGTGACTCGCAGGTTACGCCTTTTATACTTAAGTGCTCTTTTCCGCCGGTTCCCGGCGAGGTACTGCAGCGGGTATTGAGCGACCGCAGGTTTGCTGTTTCCACCGGGTCAGCCTGTTCAAGCAGCGCCAACAGGGGACGCAAAAAGGAAAAGACAAACCGTGTGCTGAAGGCTATGGGAGTCAGCCCGGAAGCGGCGGAATCCTCAATCCGCGTCTCCCTTGGGCCCGCAACAACAGATGAAGAAATTGAATCCTTTATTGGAACGGCTGTACGGGAAATCGGTATCTTAAAGGAGCAGCTTGGATGA
- the hisS gene encoding histidine--tRNA ligase, whose protein sequence is MASIIQPRVLKGFRDFLPETEIQRRGITKILEEQFRFFGFVPIDTPILEYTEVLLGKGGGETDKQVYRFEDHGGRDVAMRFDLTVPFARFMAAHVNELYLPFKRYHMAKVFRGENTQRGRYREFMQCDFDIVGTDTTSADFEILTMMHDSFHALGVSGVTIRLSHRGVFNRFLAHRGIAENSADILRTVDKLSKIGAEAVLDMLIEIAGEENARAVLEYIGARGDFSTVLSTMEALAGGEAEDTRRLKELKEAMEQCGISESFVLDPSITRGLDYYTGVVFETFLDELPQIGSVCSGGRYNNLASLYTKQELPGVGASIGLDRLMAALEEIGSAGRDEASVEAMVLYMDDQGVGDFHAFARRLRKAGIRAEVYPESRKLGAQFGFAEKKGAMAAVLLGEDERKSGTVTVKDLAARKNHEGLAPEEAIELVKKLTKKERH, encoded by the coding sequence ATGGCGTCCATAATCCAACCCCGGGTCCTCAAGGGCTTTCGTGATTTTCTTCCGGAGACGGAGATACAGCGGCGGGGCATAACAAAGATACTGGAGGAACAGTTCCGGTTTTTCGGTTTTGTTCCCATAGATACCCCCATCCTTGAATACACCGAGGTCTTATTGGGAAAAGGGGGTGGAGAAACGGACAAGCAGGTCTACCGTTTTGAAGACCACGGCGGACGGGATGTCGCCATGCGTTTTGACCTTACCGTTCCTTTTGCCCGCTTTATGGCGGCCCACGTCAATGAACTCTACCTGCCCTTCAAGCGCTACCATATGGCAAAGGTATTCCGGGGAGAAAATACCCAGCGCGGCCGTTACCGGGAGTTTATGCAGTGCGATTTTGACATTGTCGGGACCGACACCACCTCCGCGGATTTCGAGATCCTCACAATGATGCACGACTCCTTCCACGCCCTTGGAGTCTCGGGAGTCACCATCCGGCTTTCACACCGGGGTGTTTTTAACCGCTTTCTTGCCCACCGGGGTATTGCGGAAAACTCAGCAGACATCCTGCGGACAGTGGACAAGCTCTCCAAGATCGGGGCGGAGGCGGTGCTGGATATGCTCATAGAGATTGCCGGAGAAGAGAACGCCCGGGCGGTACTGGAATACATCGGCGCCCGGGGAGACTTTAGCACGGTACTGTCAACCATGGAGGCCCTGGCCGGGGGAGAAGCCGAGGACACCCGCCGCCTTAAAGAACTTAAAGAGGCGATGGAACAATGCGGAATAAGCGAAAGCTTTGTCCTTGATCCCTCCATAACCCGGGGCCTTGACTACTACACCGGCGTGGTTTTTGAGACTTTTCTGGATGAGCTGCCCCAGATCGGCTCCGTCTGCTCCGGGGGCCGCTACAATAACCTGGCATCTCTTTACACAAAGCAGGAGCTTCCCGGAGTGGGCGCCTCCATAGGACTGGACAGACTGATGGCCGCCCTGGAGGAGATAGGGTCCGCCGGACGCGATGAGGCCTCCGTAGAGGCGATGGTGCTCTACATGGACGACCAGGGGGTCGGGGATTTTCACGCCTTTGCCCGCAGACTGCGGAAAGCAGGCATCCGCGCCGAGGTATACCCGGAGTCCCGTAAGCTGGGGGCCCAGTTCGGTTTTGCCGAAAAGAAGGGGGCCATGGCCGCGGTGCTGCTGGGAGAAGACGAGAGAAAATCCGGAACAGTAACGGTAAAAGACCTGGCTGCCAGAAAGAACCATGAGGGCCTTGCCCCCGAGGAAGCCATAGAACTGGTAAAGAAGCTGACGAAAAAGGAACGGCACTGA
- a CDS encoding carbohydrate ABC transporter permease, which produces MNSIGVLHSKRKLGQWATGFFLTIFALAQLFPLLWIFIYSLQTSGDLFGRELIKFPANPHWENYARAWVDGKIPQYFLNSVIIVATSVCMTIVFSFFLAYAVTRMRWKGRKIVFGFVMLGMVIPIHTTLLPNFMWFKIFGLIDTYGGVIIPYAAFNMAFSVLMFSGLLSSIPYSMEESAYLDGARISRILWGIIAPMSKTGFVTVGVMAFLNCWNEFIMANTFLASEAKRTLPFSIIRFQGQYTSDYAVQFAVMFIVAIIPVVLYFLLSQWVMAGVTAGAVKE; this is translated from the coding sequence ATGAACAGCATTGGTGTACTTCACAGCAAGCGGAAACTCGGGCAATGGGCGACAGGTTTTTTTCTGACAATCTTCGCACTGGCTCAGCTGTTTCCTCTGCTCTGGATATTTATCTATTCCCTGCAGACAAGCGGTGACCTTTTTGGGCGGGAACTGATCAAGTTCCCCGCAAACCCTCACTGGGAAAACTATGCACGGGCATGGGTTGACGGCAAAATCCCCCAGTATTTTTTGAACAGTGTCATTATTGTTGCAACTTCGGTATGCATGACCATAGTCTTTTCTTTTTTTCTGGCGTATGCCGTTACCCGCATGCGGTGGAAGGGCAGAAAAATCGTCTTTGGGTTTGTCATGCTTGGTATGGTTATTCCCATTCACACGACCCTGCTGCCGAACTTTATGTGGTTCAAGATTTTCGGGCTTATCGATACCTACGGCGGCGTTATCATTCCTTATGCAGCCTTCAACATGGCTTTCAGCGTACTGATGTTCTCCGGGCTCCTTTCGTCAATCCCTTATTCGATGGAGGAATCCGCCTATCTCGACGGCGCCCGTATTTCCCGCATTCTATGGGGGATAATCGCCCCTATGTCCAAAACAGGTTTTGTCACAGTCGGGGTAATGGCGTTTCTCAACTGCTGGAACGAGTTCATCATGGCAAATACCTTTCTTGCAAGTGAAGCGAAAAGAACCCTGCCCTTTTCCATCATCCGGTTCCAGGGTCAGTACACATCGGACTATGCCGTTCAATTTGCAGTAATGTTTATTGTGGCCATTATTCCTGTGGTGCTCTATTTTCTCCTTTCGCAATGGGTAATGGCAGGGGTTACAGCAGGAGCAGTCAAGGAATGA
- a CDS encoding metalloregulator ArsR/SmtB family transcription factor, protein MNQATCCPDSLIESYAERLKVCGHPVRLKILCLIEKENACVSELWQCLQQSQPVISQHLAVLKNKGIVSSAVDGNRRIYSISDDFVKAIIKSFPHQV, encoded by the coding sequence ATGAATCAAGCAACCTGTTGTCCAGATTCTCTGATTGAATCCTACGCTGAACGTCTCAAGGTTTGCGGGCATCCGGTACGTCTGAAGATCCTCTGCCTTATAGAAAAAGAGAATGCCTGTGTCAGCGAGCTTTGGCAGTGTCTCCAGCAGTCCCAGCCGGTTATCTCCCAGCATCTTGCTGTGCTGAAAAACAAGGGGATAGTAAGCTCCGCCGTTGATGGAAACAGACGGATATATTCAATCAGTGATGATTTTGTAAAGGCTATTATTAAGAGTTTCCCGCATCAGGTGTAA
- a CDS encoding FmdB family zinc ribbon protein, with protein sequence MPTYDYECQSCGHVFEYFQSMSDDPLKECPKCGKEVKRLIGGGMGIIFKGSGFYVTDNRSGSNGSGGGAKTSSTDGGSAKSSDTSTGAKTGDKKSGNSKESA encoded by the coding sequence ATGCCAACCTACGATTATGAGTGTCAATCCTGCGGACATGTTTTTGAGTATTTTCAGAGTATGTCCGACGATCCCCTCAAGGAATGTCCAAAGTGCGGCAAAGAGGTAAAACGCCTTATCGGCGGCGGTATGGGCATTATCTTCAAGGGGAGCGGGTTCTACGTCACCGATAACCGCTCGGGTTCCAACGGCTCCGGCGGCGGGGCTAAAACGTCCTCCACCGACGGAGGAAGCGCCAAATCTTCCGATACGTCGACCGGAGCTAAAACCGGGGATAAAAAAAGCGGTAATAGCAAAGAGAGCGCCTGA
- the thiI gene encoding tRNA uracil 4-sulfurtransferase ThiI: MSRELIAHYLIRVGEIGLKGNNRRMFEQQLKENIKRRLKDLESRVSGGRGRFFLEVFSGNPAIAEKVLSTTFGIVAFAKVRVSEKNMAAIGAAAADLLREAVDQASEDTLSFKINARRTDKSFPLDSYQIAVELGDTLTKEIPALRVDVKKPEVPLQIEVRDKVYVWGPQTSGPGGLPVGCAGKGILLLSGGIDSPVAGWMMAKRGLKLDAVYFHAYPYTSDEAKEKVVQLARILAPWNGGINLFVVPFTKPQLKIKEKAPKEAVTLIMRAGMMRVAHMAAEDQGAVSLITGEALSQVASQTAGSMRFTGSLTDYPVFRPLIGMDKEEIIRTAEKIGTYETSILPYEDCCTIFSPKHPLTAPKFSKIQGIFRQTELENDLVEAFEMSERIYIPPYPRSGEKQI; this comes from the coding sequence ATGAGCAGGGAACTGATAGCCCATTACCTGATCCGGGTGGGAGAAATAGGACTCAAAGGCAATAACCGCAGGATGTTTGAGCAGCAGCTTAAGGAGAACATCAAGCGCCGCCTTAAGGATCTTGAATCCAGGGTCTCCGGTGGACGGGGCCGTTTTTTCCTGGAGGTGTTCTCCGGGAACCCTGCCATTGCAGAGAAGGTACTCTCTACCACCTTCGGCATTGTCGCCTTTGCCAAAGTGCGGGTAAGTGAAAAAAACATGGCAGCAATCGGTGCCGCAGCGGCAGACCTGCTGCGGGAGGCCGTTGACCAAGCGTCGGAAGATACACTGAGCTTCAAGATAAACGCCAGGCGGACGGACAAAAGCTTTCCTTTAGACTCTTACCAGATTGCTGTAGAACTGGGGGACACACTCACTAAAGAGATACCGGCCCTGAGGGTGGATGTAAAGAAACCTGAGGTACCGCTGCAGATTGAGGTCCGGGACAAGGTCTATGTGTGGGGACCGCAGACTTCGGGCCCCGGCGGGCTTCCGGTGGGCTGTGCGGGCAAAGGGATTCTGCTGCTTTCCGGCGGCATAGATTCCCCGGTTGCAGGCTGGATGATGGCAAAACGGGGACTTAAGCTGGATGCCGTCTATTTTCATGCCTACCCCTACACCTCCGACGAGGCAAAAGAGAAGGTTGTACAGCTGGCCCGTATTCTGGCCCCCTGGAACGGCGGCATAAACCTGTTTGTCGTGCCTTTTACCAAACCTCAGCTGAAGATTAAGGAGAAGGCCCCGAAGGAGGCGGTTACCCTGATAATGCGTGCAGGGATGATGCGGGTGGCCCATATGGCGGCGGAGGACCAGGGAGCGGTTTCTTTGATAACCGGAGAAGCCCTGAGCCAGGTAGCCAGCCAGACCGCCGGAAGCATGCGCTTTACCGGAAGCCTTACAGACTACCCGGTATTCCGGCCCCTGATCGGTATGGACAAGGAAGAGATAATCAGGACAGCAGAGAAAATCGGGACCTATGAAACATCAATCCTGCCATACGAGGACTGCTGTACGATATTTTCACCGAAACACCCCTTAACAGCCCCGAAATTCAGCAAGATTCAGGGGATTTTTCGGCAGACTGAGCTGGAAAACGATCTGGTCGAAGCTTTTGAGATGAGTGAACGGATTTATATTCCGCCGTACCCCCGCAGCGGGGAAAAGCAGATATAA
- a CDS encoding GH1 family beta-glucosidase, which yields MANTTLQFPGSFTWGTATAAFQIEGGHDADGKGPSIWDTYSADSSRIADGKNAKVSCDHYHRYREDIALMAQLGYRNYRFSLSWPRIFPQGRGNVNPAGLDFYDMLVDELLANDITPFVTLFHWDLPQALQEKGGWANRRTADAFADYGETVAQRLGDRVKNWMTHNEPWVHAFAGHLFGHHAPGISDLPRALQTAHHILLSHGLAVPRIRSACPGARIGLVHNLEWIEAASDKDADVQAAKRHDGAFNRWYLDTVFYGRYPEDMCAWYKDAMPEIQEGDMQIIAAPCDFLGVNYYTRRIMAHETDSGFLHTRQVRWPFVPRAQYEEWENNPEGLYRLLLRLKRDYNNPPIYISENGTPLEQDKVIDGICSDPDRIEYIRRHAAAVWQAIQDGSDIRGYFVWSFLDNFEWNFGYSKRFGLIHVDFDSQKRTVKESGHWFSRVCKDNGFSL from the coding sequence ATGGCTAATACGACATTACAATTTCCGGGAAGTTTTACCTGGGGAACCGCAACCGCGGCGTTTCAAATTGAGGGCGGACATGACGCTGACGGCAAAGGGCCGTCTATCTGGGACACCTACAGTGCCGATTCCTCCAGAATTGCCGACGGAAAAAACGCAAAGGTCAGCTGTGATCACTACCATCGCTACCGCGAGGATATCGCCCTTATGGCACAGCTGGGGTACAGGAATTACCGTTTTTCCCTGAGCTGGCCAAGGATTTTTCCCCAGGGGCGGGGGAATGTAAACCCAGCCGGTCTTGATTTTTATGACATGCTTGTAGATGAACTTTTGGCGAATGATATAACTCCCTTTGTTACCCTCTTTCATTGGGACCTTCCCCAGGCTCTTCAGGAGAAAGGCGGCTGGGCAAACAGACGTACGGCCGACGCATTCGCCGACTATGGTGAAACCGTAGCCCAACGACTCGGCGACAGGGTAAAAAACTGGATGACCCACAACGAGCCCTGGGTCCATGCCTTTGCAGGCCATCTTTTCGGACACCATGCGCCGGGAATAAGCGACCTGCCGCGGGCGCTGCAGACAGCTCACCATATACTGCTGTCCCATGGCCTTGCTGTTCCCAGAATCCGCAGCGCATGTCCGGGAGCCAGGATCGGTCTGGTACATAACCTGGAATGGATTGAGGCGGCGAGTGACAAAGACGCAGACGTACAGGCGGCGAAGCGGCACGACGGAGCCTTTAACCGCTGGTATCTGGATACTGTTTTCTACGGCCGGTATCCCGAGGATATGTGTGCCTGGTACAAGGATGCCATGCCTGAAATTCAGGAAGGAGACATGCAGATTATTGCAGCGCCCTGTGACTTTTTGGGGGTAAACTATTACACAAGGAGAATCATGGCTCACGAAACCGATTCAGGATTCCTCCATACCCGCCAGGTCCGCTGGCCATTTGTCCCCAGAGCCCAGTATGAGGAATGGGAAAACAACCCGGAGGGACTGTACCGTCTTCTTCTCAGATTAAAGAGGGACTACAACAATCCTCCGATTTACATCAGCGAAAACGGCACCCCCCTGGAGCAGGACAAGGTAATCGACGGTATCTGCAGCGATCCCGATCGAATAGAGTATATCCGCCGTCATGCAGCAGCTGTATGGCAGGCAATCCAGGACGGCTCGGATATCCGCGGGTATTTTGTCTGGAGCTTCCTCGATAATTTTGAGTGGAACTTTGGATATTCAAAACGCTTTGGACTTATTCATGTTGATTTTGACAGCCAAAAACGGACGGTGAAAGAAAGCGGCCACTGGTTTTCCCGGGTCTGCAAAGACAATGGTTTTTCACTATAG
- a CDS encoding 3-dehydroquinate synthase family protein, with protein MDRTFSLGPRRTRVRSFDSRSILPDDIASGKAAVWVCDDATRGFLPDTKNPVVVLPRGEEAKNWDSVLRVIDAALSVPLGRDGTIIALGGGVICDIAAFASSVYMRGCELALIPSTLLSMIDASLGGKTGIDYGSYKNIIGSFYPAREILIYPFLLKTLSETEYLSGLAEVLKHALIEEGSLFEDLRLRRNTVLERDVAVLNDLIPRSLAVKGRIVEADPTEQGIRAHLNLGHTFGHALESQLGLGVLPHGHAVAWGIARAMEAGTALGETDPAWAAEVKDFFASYGYNLDYRIPDIGEYLDIIQRDKKRKNGAVNFVLQRRRGNTFLAPLPVELLKEVLRRLSH; from the coding sequence GTGGATCGCACTTTTTCCCTTGGTCCGCGCAGAACACGGGTCCGGTCTTTCGACTCAAGAAGCATTCTTCCGGATGATATCGCCTCCGGAAAGGCGGCTGTATGGGTATGCGATGACGCGACCCGCGGGTTTCTTCCCGATACGAAAAACCCTGTTGTCGTGCTGCCCCGGGGTGAGGAGGCCAAGAACTGGGACTCTGTACTCCGGGTTATCGATGCCGCCCTCTCTGTTCCTTTAGGCCGGGATGGAACGATCATTGCCCTCGGCGGCGGTGTTATCTGCGATATCGCTGCTTTCGCCTCGTCGGTCTATATGCGGGGCTGCGAGCTTGCTCTTATTCCATCCACCCTTCTGTCCATGATCGATGCCTCCCTTGGGGGCAAGACAGGTATTGATTACGGCAGCTACAAGAACATAATCGGAAGTTTCTATCCCGCCCGTGAAATCCTTATCTATCCCTTTCTTTTAAAAACCCTGTCGGAAACGGAATATCTTTCAGGCCTGGCGGAGGTGTTAAAACACGCCCTGATAGAAGAAGGCAGCCTCTTTGAGGACCTTCGTTTACGGCGGAACACGGTCCTTGAACGGGATGTGGCAGTCCTGAACGATTTAATACCCAGGTCGCTGGCTGTAAAGGGCCGGATTGTAGAGGCGGACCCCACCGAGCAGGGCATACGTGCCCACCTTAACCTGGGACATACCTTCGGTCACGCCCTTGAGAGCCAGCTGGGACTGGGGGTCCTTCCCCACGGTCACGCTGTTGCCTGGGGAATCGCCCGGGCCATGGAGGCGGGAACCGCTCTGGGAGAGACTGACCCTGCCTGGGCCGCTGAGGTGAAGGATTTCTTTGCATCCTACGGATACAATCTTGACTACAGGATTCCGGATATCGGGGAATATCTGGATATAATACAAAGAGATAAAAAGCGGAAAAACGGCGCGGTCAATTTTGTTCTTCAGCGCCGCAGGGGCAATACTTTTCTTGCGCCTCTGCCTGTAGAGCTGCTCAAGGAAGTACTCCGGCGCCTTTCGCATTGA
- a CDS encoding ATP-dependent RNA helicase, whose amino-acid sequence MSISPEKLPVYQQKEKILDALKENQVIIVESPTGSGKTTQLPLILHSAGYSKGGTIGVTQPRRIAALSVSDYIARQIGSEIPGEVGYKMRFDDQTLPETRIKIMTDGILLQEMKADRYLSRYSSIIVDEAHERSLNIDFILGLLKQVLEARKDFKVVVSSATINPVVFSEYFNSAPIIHIDTRIYPIKEIYEPLPERSSEETLVQTIVDIVRKKIQQKSPGDVLVFLQGERNIKECVSALEHSSFSQRLKVLPLYGRLSKEEQEQVFDETPEGKYKVVVSTNIAETSVTIDGITTVIDSGLAKINHYNPRTFTSSLVEAPISQASCNQRKGRAGRTQPGTCFRLYSRKDFRERPLFTLEEIYRTDLSEVVLRMAELGITDFEEFDFISSPGIQGIRSAVETLYTLESLDEERHLSRVGEMMVQFPLLPRHSRMIVEGIMRHPDVLEEILTAAAFLSANTPFLLPQGEEMEARRAHHQFADDAGDFVSYLKLFRSFTASTNKKRFCERHYLDERIVHEIVNIQKQLSQIVSDMGVPISSGGSMEDYLCAVSTGLIQFVCARSGRGAYHSLTAEQIQIHPGSVMFRENPQYIVAGEIVKTSRTFARSVSPLKKEWLGRISPLLAKGLSPGKDGKGSKEERVSREKQRDTTWEVQIAGVTFMLKQGSGKGGKGKGKKKTALLPYQDLKKAIQRSGGDLSGTNLGNLRGMVVYEGREFLNGEKLRKIVRWMKHIELPAMLSTEWPQGKTFNSFQGMDELTGILDQILLMAPSKKNSSVLGFLTLYSNGDGNYWLKPAKRFSTAVEMSLASLEILIDELDPKAHRKYAKTVNDRYRVLAELYEE is encoded by the coding sequence TTGAGTATTAGTCCTGAAAAACTCCCGGTCTACCAGCAGAAAGAGAAAATCCTGGATGCCCTGAAAGAGAACCAGGTAATCATCGTAGAGAGCCCCACAGGATCTGGAAAGACCACCCAGCTTCCCCTGATTCTGCACAGCGCGGGTTACTCCAAAGGAGGAACCATCGGGGTAACCCAGCCGCGGCGTATCGCTGCCCTGTCGGTAAGCGATTACATCGCCCGGCAGATCGGATCGGAAATCCCCGGCGAGGTGGGCTACAAGATGCGCTTTGACGACCAGACCCTGCCGGAAACCCGCATAAAAATCATGACAGACGGCATTCTGCTGCAGGAGATGAAGGCTGACCGCTACTTAAGCCGCTACTCGTCAATTATCGTGGACGAAGCCCACGAACGAAGTCTGAATATCGATTTTATCCTGGGACTGTTAAAGCAGGTTCTGGAGGCCAGAAAGGACTTCAAGGTTGTGGTCTCATCGGCCACGATAAACCCGGTGGTTTTTTCCGAATACTTTAACAGTGCCCCGATAATCCATATTGATACCCGGATCTATCCGATAAAGGAGATCTACGAACCCCTGCCGGAACGCTCCTCGGAAGAGACCCTGGTTCAGACCATCGTAGATATCGTCCGCAAAAAGATCCAGCAAAAAAGTCCCGGGGACGTGCTTGTCTTTTTACAGGGAGAACGAAACATCAAGGAGTGTGTCAGCGCCCTGGAACATTCCTCTTTTTCTCAGAGGCTAAAAGTTCTACCCCTGTACGGTCGCCTGAGCAAGGAGGAGCAGGAACAGGTATTTGATGAAACCCCGGAAGGAAAATACAAGGTAGTCGTATCGACCAATATTGCCGAAACCAGCGTCACCATCGACGGGATTACCACGGTCATCGATTCCGGGCTGGCAAAAATCAACCACTACAATCCCAGGACTTTTACATCCTCCCTGGTGGAGGCCCCCATTTCCCAGGCTTCCTGCAATCAGCGTAAAGGCCGGGCCGGACGGACCCAGCCGGGTACCTGTTTTCGTCTCTATTCCAGGAAGGACTTCCGGGAACGCCCCCTTTTTACTCTGGAGGAGATCTACCGTACCGATCTTTCCGAGGTTGTATTGCGGATGGCGGAACTTGGAATCACCGACTTTGAGGAGTTTGATTTTATCTCTTCTCCGGGAATCCAGGGAATCCGCTCCGCGGTGGAGACCCTCTACACCCTGGAATCCCTGGACGAAGAACGACACCTCTCCCGGGTCGGAGAAATGATGGTCCAGTTTCCCCTGCTGCCCCGTCATTCACGCATGATCGTGGAAGGGATTATGCGCCACCCGGATGTGCTGGAGGAGATCCTGACCGCCGCGGCCTTTCTCTCTGCCAATACCCCCTTTCTGCTTCCCCAGGGGGAAGAGATGGAAGCCCGCAGGGCTCATCATCAGTTTGCCGACGACGCGGGGGACTTTGTCTCGTACCTGAAGCTTTTTCGCTCCTTCACGGCCTCAACGAACAAAAAACGCTTCTGTGAACGTCACTACCTGGACGAACGCATTGTCCACGAAATCGTCAATATCCAAAAGCAGTTATCCCAGATTGTCAGCGATATGGGAGTTCCGATCTCCTCTGGAGGCAGCATGGAGGATTACCTCTGCGCCGTGTCCACCGGACTTATACAGTTTGTCTGCGCCCGCTCCGGACGGGGGGCCTACCACAGTCTGACGGCAGAACAGATCCAGATCCATCCCGGATCGGTAATGTTCCGGGAGAATCCCCAGTACATTGTCGCCGGAGAGATTGTTAAAACCTCCCGCACCTTCGCGCGCTCCGTCTCGCCTTTAAAGAAGGAGTGGCTTGGCAGAATTTCGCCCCTGCTGGCCAAGGGGCTTTCGCCCGGGAAAGACGGCAAGGGAAGTAAAGAGGAACGGGTTTCCCGGGAAAAACAGCGGGACACAACCTGGGAAGTCCAGATAGCCGGGGTTACCTTCATGCTGAAGCAGGGCTCCGGAAAAGGAGGGAAGGGAAAAGGCAAGAAGAAGACGGCCCTTCTTCCCTACCAGGACCTGAAAAAAGCGATACAGCGAAGCGGTGGTGACCTGTCAGGAACCAACCTTGGCAACCTGCGGGGAATGGTGGTGTACGAGGGCCGGGAATTTTTAAACGGAGAGAAACTCCGCAAGATTGTGCGCTGGATGAAGCATATTGAGCTGCCCGCAATGCTTAGCACCGAATGGCCCCAGGGAAAAACCTTTAACTCCTTCCAGGGAATGGACGAACTGACGGGCATACTGGATCAGATACTGCTTATGGCACCGTCAAAAAAGAACAGCTCAGTCCTGGGATTTCTGACCCTGTATAGCAACGGAGACGGTAACTACTGGCTCAAACCCGCCAAGCGGTTCAGCACCGCCGTGGAGATGAGCCTCGCGAGTCTTGAGATACTGATAGACGAGCTGGACCCCAAGGCCCACAGAAAATATGCAAAAACCGTAAACGACCGCTACCGGGTTCTCGCTGAGCTCTACGAAGAGTAG